In Streptomyces ambofaciens ATCC 23877, a single genomic region encodes these proteins:
- a CDS encoding S9 family peptidase codes for MTESNGSVSSDQRWGQDGRRGEEMPDWEKRFRAPRVSLPDWAEDAPDRSLFVSNATGTYELYAWDRATGEQRQVTDRPNGTTDGVLSPDGAWIWWFDDKDGDEFGVWRRQPFAGGEDELAVPGLDPSYPAGLALGRDGRTAVIGRSTDEEGTTIHLAHTDGAPVEIYRHRESAGVGDLSHDGTLIAVEHTEHGDAMHAALRVLRPDGTTVAELDDTEGGQEELGLEVLGFAPVDGDTRLLIGHQRRGRWEPLVWDVATGEQTDLALELPGDVSAEWYPDGSGLLIVHGFEARSELFRYDLAERELVEIDTPAGTVSGATARPDGSVEYLWSSAAEPSAVRSTTGRVVLDPPGMKSPRSVPVEDVWVDGPGGRIHALVQKPAGATGPLPTVFDIHGGPTWHDSDAFAAGPAAWVDHGYAVVRVNYRGSTGYGRAWTDALKHRVGLIELEDIAAVREWAVASGLADPERLILTGGSWGGYLTLLGIGVQPEAWTLGIAAVPVADYVTAYHDEMEALKALDRTLLGGTPEEVPDRFEASSPLTYVDEVKAPVYISAGVNDPRCPIRQVENYVDRLAARGAVHEVYRYDAGHGSLVVDERIKQVRLELDFAARHMPTAS; via the coding sequence ATGACTGAGAGCAACGGGTCCGTGTCGTCGGACCAGCGGTGGGGACAGGACGGCCGACGCGGCGAGGAGATGCCCGACTGGGAGAAGCGGTTCCGGGCGCCGCGGGTGTCGCTGCCCGACTGGGCCGAGGACGCACCGGACCGCTCCCTGTTCGTGTCGAACGCCACGGGGACGTACGAGCTGTACGCCTGGGACCGGGCGACCGGCGAGCAGCGCCAGGTCACGGACCGGCCCAACGGCACGACGGACGGCGTGCTCTCGCCGGACGGCGCCTGGATCTGGTGGTTCGACGACAAGGACGGCGACGAGTTCGGCGTCTGGCGCCGCCAGCCCTTCGCGGGCGGCGAGGACGAGCTCGCGGTGCCGGGCCTCGACCCCTCCTACCCTGCGGGCCTGGCCCTCGGCCGGGACGGGCGCACGGCGGTGATCGGCCGCTCGACCGACGAGGAGGGCACGACGATCCACCTGGCGCACACGGACGGGGCCCCGGTGGAGATCTACCGGCACCGCGAGTCCGCGGGCGTCGGCGACCTCTCCCACGACGGCACACTGATCGCCGTCGAGCACACCGAGCACGGCGACGCCATGCACGCGGCGCTGCGTGTCCTGCGCCCCGACGGCACGACGGTCGCGGAGCTGGACGACACCGAGGGCGGCCAGGAGGAGCTGGGCCTGGAGGTCCTCGGCTTCGCCCCGGTCGACGGCGACACCCGCCTGCTCATCGGCCACCAGCGCCGGGGCCGCTGGGAGCCCCTGGTGTGGGACGTGGCGACGGGCGAGCAGACCGACCTCGCCCTGGAGCTGCCCGGCGACGTCAGCGCCGAGTGGTACCCGGACGGCAGCGGCCTGCTGATCGTGCACGGCTTCGAGGCCCGCAGCGAGCTGTTCCGCTACGACCTCGCCGAGCGCGAGCTGGTGGAGATCGACACCCCGGCCGGCACCGTCTCCGGGGCGACGGCCCGCCCGGACGGCAGCGTGGAGTACCTGTGGTCCTCGGCCGCCGAACCGTCGGCGGTGCGCTCGACGACCGGCCGGGTCGTCCTGGACCCGCCCGGCATGAAGTCGCCGCGCTCGGTCCCGGTGGAGGACGTGTGGGTGGACGGCCCCGGCGGCCGTATCCACGCCCTGGTCCAGAAGCCCGCGGGCGCCACCGGCCCGCTCCCGACGGTCTTCGACATCCACGGCGGCCCGACCTGGCACGACAGCGACGCCTTCGCCGCCGGACCCGCGGCCTGGGTCGACCACGGCTACGCGGTGGTCCGCGTCAACTACCGCGGCTCCACCGGGTACGGCCGCGCCTGGACCGACGCCCTCAAGCACCGGGTCGGTCTCATCGAGCTGGAGGACATCGCGGCGGTGCGCGAGTGGGCGGTCGCCTCCGGTCTCGCGGACCCCGAGCGGCTGATCCTCACCGGCGGCTCCTGGGGCGGATACCTCACGCTGCTCGGCATCGGCGTCCAGCCCGAGGCGTGGACGCTGGGCATCGCCGCGGTCCCGGTCGCCGACTACGTCACCGCGTACCACGACGAGATGGAGGCGCTGAAGGCCCTCGACCGCACCCTCCTCGGCGGCACCCCGGAAGAGGTTCCCGACCGCTTCGAGGCGTCCTCCCCGCTGACCTACGTCGACGAGGTCAAGGCCCCGGTGTACATCTCCGCGGGCGTCAACGACCCGCGCTGCCCGATCCGCCAGGTCGAGAACTACGTCGACCGCCTGGCGGCGAGGGGCGCGGTCCACGAGGTGTACCGCTACGACGCGGGGCACGGGTCACTGGTGGTGGACGAGCGGATCAAGCAGGTCCGGCTGGAGCTGGACTTCGCGGCACGACACATGCCGACGGCTTCGTAG
- a CDS encoding NfeD family protein translates to MAWFLGLGITGVVLLALSLIFDGLLEGAFDGALDGVLEGWLSLPVVAGFVAMTGFAGALALGTGGTGPAGAAGVGAVAGMGAAWLTYRFSRALMHDRTAATPRADDLLGTSGRVVTAIPVDGFGEVLLRLAGQPLKCAARSAQPVARGTEVWVEAVPTGTSVVVRPVDR, encoded by the coding sequence ATGGCCTGGTTTCTCGGGCTGGGTATCACGGGGGTCGTGCTGCTCGCCCTGTCGCTGATCTTCGACGGACTGCTGGAAGGCGCGTTCGACGGAGCGCTGGACGGCGTCCTGGAGGGGTGGCTGTCGCTGCCGGTCGTCGCCGGGTTCGTGGCGATGACCGGCTTCGCCGGCGCCCTCGCCCTCGGCACCGGGGGGACCGGCCCGGCGGGCGCCGCCGGGGTCGGCGCGGTCGCCGGGATGGGGGCCGCCTGGCTGACGTACCGCTTCAGCCGTGCGCTGATGCACGACCGGACCGCCGCCACCCCCCGCGCGGACGACCTTCTCGGCACGTCCGGAAGGGTCGTGACCGCCATTCCCGTGGACGGTTTCGGCGAGGTGCTGCTCCGGCTCGCCGGTCAGCCGCTGAAGTGCGCGGCGCGCAGCGCCCAGCCGGTGGCGCGGGGCACCGAGGTGTGGGTCGAGGCCGTGCCGACGGGGACGTCGGTCGTCGTCCGCCCGGTGGACCGCTGA
- a CDS encoding SURF1 family protein, whose product MYRFLLTPRWWGINVFVVLAIPFCIFMGSWQLGRFEDRVQDHETATTRHESAGREAARPLAELLPVDKSTVGEQTTVTGRYDAQLLVPERKLDDRDGYYVLTLLRTDTGEALPVVRGWLPGTPDPAKAPAPPTGEVTVTGALQAAESPGSNGVSGRSGWPAGQTGAISAATLLNLVPYDVYDAWVTLNEGDSGMRTVPVSAPQNTGLDLKAFQNLGYTAEWFAFVGFVIFMWFRLLRREVELARDAELGLAPEDEREPQPSGV is encoded by the coding sequence GTGTACCGGTTTCTGCTGACGCCCCGCTGGTGGGGGATCAACGTCTTCGTCGTCCTGGCCATCCCCTTCTGCATCTTCATGGGTTCGTGGCAGCTGGGCCGGTTCGAGGACCGGGTGCAGGACCACGAGACCGCGACCACGCGGCACGAGTCGGCCGGCCGGGAGGCGGCCCGCCCGCTCGCGGAGCTGCTGCCCGTGGACAAGTCGACGGTCGGCGAGCAGACCACCGTGACCGGCCGGTACGACGCACAGCTGCTCGTCCCGGAGCGGAAGCTGGACGACCGGGACGGTTACTACGTCCTCACGCTGCTGCGCACCGACACCGGTGAGGCGCTGCCGGTGGTACGCGGCTGGCTGCCCGGCACCCCCGACCCGGCGAAGGCCCCCGCCCCGCCCACCGGCGAGGTCACCGTCACCGGTGCGCTCCAGGCCGCCGAGTCGCCCGGCAGCAACGGCGTCAGCGGCCGCTCCGGATGGCCCGCGGGACAGACCGGGGCGATCAGCGCGGCCACGCTGCTGAACCTGGTGCCGTACGACGTGTACGACGCGTGGGTCACGCTCAACGAGGGCGACTCCGGGATGCGGACCGTGCCCGTGAGCGCGCCGCAGAACACGGGCCTGGACCTGAAGGCGTTCCAGAACCTCGGCTACACCGCCGAGTGGTTCGCCTTCGTGGGCTTCGTGATCTTCATGTGGTTCCGGCTGCTGCGCCGCGAGGTCGAACTGGCCCGGGACGCGGAACTGGGCCTGGCCCCGGAGGACGAGCGGGAACCGCAGCCGTCCGGCGTCTGA
- a CDS encoding aspartate-semialdehyde dehydrogenase, which translates to MSAIQGAGRTGRPTLAVVGATGAVGTVMLQILSQHADVWGDIRLIASPRSAGRKLTVRGEEVEVVALTEEAFDGVDVAMFDVPDEVSAQWAPVAAAKGVVVVDNSGAFRMDPDVPLVVPEVNPHAVRMRPRGIIANPNCTTLSMIVAMGALHAEFGLRELVVSSYQAVSGAGRDGVETLRRQLSLVAGTELGTHPGDVRRAVGDDTGPFPEPVALNVVPWAGSLREDGWSSEEMKVRDESRKILGLPHLPVAVTCVRVPVVTTHSLTVHARFEGEVTVDRAREILATAPGVVLFDNPAAGEFPTPADVVGTDPTWVGRVRRALDDPTALELFVCGDNLRKGAALNTAQIAEVVAAEFR; encoded by the coding sequence ATGTCCGCCATCCAAGGCGCCGGGCGCACCGGGCGGCCCACCCTGGCCGTCGTCGGAGCGACCGGCGCCGTCGGCACGGTCATGCTCCAGATCCTGTCCCAGCACGCGGACGTCTGGGGCGACATCCGACTGATCGCCTCACCGCGCTCCGCCGGCCGCAAGCTGACCGTGCGCGGTGAGGAGGTCGAGGTCGTCGCGCTCACCGAGGAGGCCTTCGACGGGGTCGACGTCGCCATGTTCGACGTGCCCGACGAGGTCTCCGCCCAGTGGGCGCCCGTCGCCGCCGCCAAGGGCGTGGTGGTGGTCGACAACTCCGGCGCGTTCCGCATGGACCCGGACGTGCCGCTCGTCGTGCCCGAGGTCAACCCGCACGCGGTGCGGATGCGGCCGCGCGGGATCATCGCCAATCCCAACTGCACGACGCTGTCCATGATCGTGGCGATGGGCGCGCTGCACGCCGAGTTCGGGCTGCGCGAGCTGGTCGTCTCGTCCTACCAGGCGGTGAGCGGGGCGGGGCGGGACGGCGTCGAGACGCTGCGCCGGCAACTGTCCCTGGTCGCCGGTACCGAGCTGGGGACCCACCCCGGTGACGTGCGGCGGGCCGTCGGCGACGACACCGGGCCGTTCCCGGAGCCGGTCGCGCTGAACGTCGTACCGTGGGCCGGGTCGCTGCGCGAGGACGGCTGGTCCTCGGAGGAGATGAAGGTACGGGACGAGTCCCGCAAGATCCTCGGGCTGCCGCACCTGCCGGTGGCGGTCACGTGCGTACGGGTCCCCGTGGTCACCACGCACTCCCTGACGGTGCACGCCCGCTTCGAGGGCGAGGTCACGGTGGACCGGGCCCGGGAGATCCTGGCCACCGCGCCCGGCGTCGTCCTCTTCGACAACCCGGCCGCGGGCGAGTTCCCCACCCCCGCCGACGTGGTCGGCACCGACCCGACCTGGGTCGGGCGGGTGCGCCGCGCGCTGGACGACCCGACGGCGCTCGAACTCTTCGTCTGCGGGGACAACCTGCGCAAGGGCGCCGCGCTGAACACCGCGCAGATCGCGGAAGTGGTGGCGGCCGAGTTCCGCTGA
- a CDS encoding DUF5063 domain-containing protein: MSDATLHATNQNPDDFAVQIADQIESFLVAVTEVAKGDEPDSAVPFLLLEVSQLMLAGGRLGAHEDIVPDERYEPDPGPELDVDELRENLARLLEPIDVYSEVFDPYEPRKAPVPARISDDLTDVITDLRHGMVHYKAGRTTEALWWWQFSYFSNWGSTASATLRALQSVVAHVRLNQPLEELDGLDTDQDLGDDALEREAGRVMVEEIAGPLGLRPVK, translated from the coding sequence ATGTCTGACGCCACGCTGCACGCGACGAACCAGAACCCCGACGACTTCGCCGTCCAGATCGCCGACCAGATCGAGAGCTTCCTGGTCGCCGTCACCGAGGTCGCCAAGGGCGACGAACCGGACTCGGCGGTCCCCTTCCTCCTCCTGGAGGTCTCCCAGCTGATGCTGGCCGGCGGCCGTCTCGGCGCCCACGAGGACATCGTCCCCGACGAGCGCTACGAGCCCGACCCGGGCCCGGAACTCGACGTGGACGAACTCCGCGAGAACCTCGCCCGCCTCCTGGAACCGATCGACGTCTACTCCGAGGTCTTCGACCCGTACGAACCGCGCAAGGCCCCGGTCCCGGCCCGCATCTCCGACGATCTCACCGACGTCATCACCGACCTCCGCCACGGCATGGTCCACTACAAGGCGGGCCGCACCACCGAGGCCCTGTGGTGGTGGCAGTTCTCCTACTTCTCCAACTGGGGTTCCACGGCCTCCGCGACCCTGCGGGCGCTGCAGTCCGTGGTGGCGCACGTGAGGCTGAACCAGCCCCTGGAGGAACTGGACGGCCTCGACACCGACCAGGACCTCGGCGACGACGCCCTGGAGCGGGAGGCCGGCCGGGTCATGGTGGAGGAGATCGCCGGCCCCCTGGGCCTGCGTCCGGTCAAGTGA
- a CDS encoding aspartate kinase, with amino-acid sequence MGLVVQKYGGSSVADAEGIKRVAKRIVEAKKNGNQVVAVVSAMGDTTDELIDLAEQVSPIPAGRELDMLLTAGERISMALLAMAIKNLGHEAQSFTGSQAGVITDSVHNKARIIDVTPGRIRTSVDEGNVAIVAGFQGVSQDSKDITTLGRGGSDTTAVALAAALDADVCEIYTDVDGVFTADPRVVKKAKKIDWISFEDMLELAASGSKVLLHRCVEYARRYDIPIHVRSSFSGLQGTWVSSEPIKQGEKQVEQALISGVAHDTSEAKVTVVGVPDKPGEAAAIFRAIADAQVNIDMVVQNVSAASTGLTDISFTLPKTEGRKAIDALEKSRAGIGFDSLRYDDQIGKISLVGAGMKSNPGVTADFFTALSDAGVNIELISTSEIRISVVTRKDDVNEAVRAVHTAFGLDSDSDEAVVYGGTGR; translated from the coding sequence GTGGGCCTTGTCGTGCAGAAGTACGGAGGCTCCTCCGTAGCCGATGCCGAGGGCATCAAGCGCGTCGCCAAGCGGATCGTGGAAGCGAAGAAGAACGGCAACCAGGTGGTCGCCGTCGTTTCCGCGATGGGCGACACGACGGACGAGCTGATCGATCTCGCCGAGCAGGTATCCCCGATCCCTGCCGGGCGCGAACTCGACATGCTGCTGACCGCCGGGGAGCGTATCTCCATGGCGCTGCTGGCCATGGCGATCAAAAACCTGGGTCACGAGGCCCAGTCGTTCACCGGCAGCCAGGCCGGAGTCATCACCGACTCGGTCCACAACAAGGCCCGGATCATCGACGTGACGCCGGGACGCATCCGCACCTCGGTGGACGAGGGCAACGTCGCCATCGTGGCCGGCTTCCAGGGCGTCAGCCAGGACAGCAAGGACATCACCACGCTGGGCCGGGGCGGGTCCGACACCACGGCCGTCGCCCTCGCCGCCGCGCTCGACGCGGACGTCTGTGAGATCTACACCGACGTCGACGGCGTGTTCACCGCCGACCCGCGCGTGGTGAAGAAGGCGAAGAAGATCGACTGGATCTCCTTCGAGGACATGCTGGAGCTCGCGGCCTCCGGCTCCAAGGTGCTGCTCCACCGCTGTGTGGAGTACGCCCGCCGGTACGACATCCCGATCCACGTCCGGTCCAGCTTCAGTGGACTCCAGGGCACGTGGGTCAGCAGCGAGCCGATCAAGCAAGGGGAAAAGCAGGTGGAGCAGGCCCTCATCTCCGGTGTCGCGCACGACACCTCGGAGGCCAAGGTCACGGTCGTCGGTGTGCCGGACAAGCCGGGCGAGGCGGCCGCGATCTTCCGCGCGATCGCAGACGCCCAGGTCAACATCGACATGGTCGTGCAGAACGTGTCCGCGGCCTCCACCGGCCTGACGGACATCTCCTTCACCCTGCCGAAGACCGAGGGCCGCAAGGCCATCGACGCGCTGGAGAAGAGCCGGGCCGGCATCGGCTTCGACTCGCTGCGCTACGACGACCAGATCGGCAAGATCTCGCTGGTCGGCGCCGGCATGAAGAGCAATCCGGGCGTCACCGCCGACTTCTTCACCGCGCTGTCCGACGCCGGGGTGAACATCGAGCTCATCTCGACCTCCGAAATCCGCATCTCGGTCGTCACCCGCAAGGACGACGTGAACGAGGCCGTCCGCGCCGTGCACACCGCCTTCGGGCTCGACTCCGACAGCGACGAGGCCGTCGTCTACGGGGGCACCGGGCGCTGA
- a CDS encoding NAD-binding protein → MVVCGDDGLAHRLAAELRGVYREQVTLVVPPSGNRASQPVAGRARAASAALLGMVNAAVSRSGGGAEPNGAGRAAELEAAEPTEDVLAEAGVDRAAALALVYDDDETNIRAALTARRLNPRLRLVLRLYNRRLGRHIEELLDQSTALAIGDARDPGLDGAGTSTTVLSDADTAAPALAATALVGTSKVLETDGLLLRAVERQPPRPGEVADPGLCTLALLSATSNDPAGTDGSEGSDEGPQLLPDAAAVAAATGRGTVALEQVSYSGPPLPAARAGVPPFGELFSRRLRWSLAGLGACVVALAVALMLVTGDHPLHATYVTLLDLFAINEPAHNRDSGRQILQLLSGFVGLLLLPVLLAAVLEALGTFRNASTLRKPPRGLGGHVVLLGLGKIGTRVLTRLREMDIPVVCVEADPEARGMATARRLRVPVVLGDVTQEGVLEAAKIHRAHSLLALTSVDTTNLEAVLYARSVRSGLRVVLRLYDDDFATAVYRTLRAAHPGALTRSRSVTHLCAPAFAGAMMGRQILGAIPVERRVLLFAAVEVAGHPELEGRTVGEAFRAGAWRVLALEVSDGTRDEDADAEGVRESRLVWELPDTYVLRGEDRVVLAATRRGLAELLGRRARRRTDG, encoded by the coding sequence ATGGTGGTGTGCGGGGACGACGGGCTGGCGCACCGGCTCGCCGCCGAACTGCGCGGCGTTTACCGCGAACAGGTCACACTCGTCGTGCCGCCCTCCGGAAACCGGGCTTCCCAGCCGGTGGCCGGGCGGGCCCGCGCGGCCTCCGCGGCGCTGCTGGGCATGGTCAACGCGGCCGTCAGCCGCTCGGGCGGTGGCGCCGAGCCGAACGGCGCCGGCCGCGCGGCCGAACTGGAGGCCGCCGAGCCGACCGAGGACGTGCTCGCGGAGGCCGGCGTGGACCGGGCCGCCGCGCTGGCCCTGGTGTACGACGACGACGAGACCAACATCCGCGCCGCCCTGACCGCCCGTCGGCTCAACCCCCGGCTGCGCCTGGTCCTGCGCCTGTACAACCGGCGGCTCGGGCGGCACATCGAGGAACTCCTCGACCAGAGCACCGCGCTGGCGATCGGTGACGCGCGGGACCCGGGGCTGGACGGCGCCGGTACGTCCACGACCGTGCTGTCCGACGCCGACACGGCCGCGCCCGCGCTGGCCGCGACCGCGCTCGTCGGCACCAGCAAGGTGCTGGAGACGGACGGGCTGCTGCTGCGCGCGGTGGAACGGCAGCCGCCGCGCCCCGGCGAGGTGGCCGACCCCGGTCTGTGCACGCTCGCGCTGCTGTCCGCGACGAGCAACGACCCGGCCGGTACGGACGGTTCGGAGGGCAGCGACGAGGGGCCGCAGCTGCTGCCCGACGCGGCGGCCGTGGCGGCGGCCACCGGGCGCGGCACGGTCGCCCTGGAGCAGGTGTCGTACTCCGGCCCGCCGCTGCCCGCCGCCCGGGCCGGTGTGCCGCCCTTCGGCGAGCTGTTCTCACGGCGCCTGCGGTGGTCGCTGGCGGGCCTGGGGGCCTGTGTGGTCGCCCTCGCCGTGGCCCTCATGCTGGTCACCGGGGACCACCCGCTGCACGCCACCTACGTGACGCTGCTGGATCTGTTCGCCATCAACGAGCCCGCCCACAACAGGGACTCCGGGCGGCAGATCCTGCAACTGCTCTCCGGCTTCGTCGGGCTGCTCCTGCTGCCCGTGCTGCTGGCGGCCGTCCTGGAGGCGCTCGGCACCTTCCGCAACGCGTCGACGCTGCGCAAGCCGCCGCGCGGACTCGGCGGGCACGTCGTCCTGCTCGGTCTCGGCAAGATCGGCACGCGCGTGCTGACCCGGCTGCGGGAGATGGACATCCCGGTGGTGTGCGTCGAGGCCGATCCCGAGGCACGCGGCATGGCGACCGCACGGCGGCTGCGGGTGCCGGTCGTGCTCGGGGACGTCACCCAGGAGGGCGTCCTGGAGGCCGCCAAGATCCACCGGGCGCACTCGCTGCTCGCTCTGACCAGCGTGGACACCACCAACCTGGAAGCGGTGCTGTACGCCCGCTCCGTACGGTCCGGACTGCGGGTGGTGCTGCGCCTGTACGACGACGACTTCGCGACCGCCGTCTACCGGACCCTGCGCGCCGCGCACCCGGGCGCGCTCACCCGGAGCCGCAGTGTGACGCACCTGTGCGCGCCCGCCTTCGCCGGGGCGATGATGGGCCGCCAGATCCTGGGCGCGATCCCCGTCGAGCGGCGGGTGCTGCTGTTCGCGGCCGTGGAGGTGGCCGGGCATCCGGAACTGGAGGGGAGGACGGTCGGCGAGGCCTTCCGGGCGGGGGCGTGGCGGGTGCTCGCGCTGGAGGTCTCCGACGGGACGCGGGACGAGGACGCCGACGCCGAGGGGGTGCGCGAGTCCCGGTTGGTGTGGGAGCTGCCCGACACGTACGTCCTGCGCGGTGAGGACCGGGTGGTGCTGGCGGCCACCCGGCGAGGGCTGGCGGAGCTGCTGGGACGGCGGGCACGGCGCCGGACGGACGGGTAG
- the recR gene encoding recombination mediator RecR has translation MYEGVVQDLIDELGRLPGVGPKSAQRIAFHILQAEPTDVRRLAQALMEVKAKVRFCATCGNVAQEEQCNICRDTRRDPSVICVVEEPKDVVAIERTREFRGRYHVLGGAISPIDGVGPDDLRIRELLARLADGTVTELILATDPNLEGEATATYLARMIKPMGLKVTRLASGLPVGGDLEYADEVTLGRAFEGRRLLDV, from the coding sequence TTGTACGAAGGCGTGGTCCAGGACCTCATCGACGAACTGGGGCGGCTGCCCGGCGTCGGTCCCAAGAGCGCGCAGCGGATCGCCTTCCACATCCTCCAGGCGGAACCGACCGACGTACGGCGGCTCGCCCAGGCCCTCATGGAAGTGAAGGCCAAGGTCCGCTTCTGCGCGACCTGCGGGAACGTCGCGCAGGAGGAGCAGTGCAACATCTGTCGTGACACGCGTCGCGACCCGTCCGTCATCTGCGTGGTGGAGGAGCCGAAGGACGTCGTCGCCATCGAGCGCACCCGCGAGTTCCGCGGGCGCTACCACGTGCTCGGCGGCGCGATCAGCCCGATCGACGGAGTCGGCCCCGACGACCTCCGTATCCGTGAACTGCTGGCCCGCCTCGCGGACGGCACCGTCACGGAACTGATCCTGGCCACGGACCCGAATCTGGAGGGCGAGGCCACGGCCACGTACCTCGCCCGCATGATCAAGCCCATGGGCCTCAAGGTCACCCGCCTGGCCAGCGGCCTCCCTGTGGGCGGCGACCTGGAATACGCGGACGAGGTGACCCTCGGCCGCGCCTTCGAGGGGAGACGACTCCTAGATGTCTGA
- a CDS encoding SigE family RNA polymerase sigma factor, translated as MPVIAPMPAARPARISNQRDGAEDVVAAGTTVDHLTETYRAHYRSLLGLAALLLDDTASCEDVVQEAFIRVHSARKRVRDPEKTLAYLRQTVVNLSRSALRRRILGLKLLSKPMPDMASAEEGAYDQLERDSLIKAMKGLQRRQREVLVLRYFADMTEAQVAETLGISLGSVKAYGSRGIAALRVAMEAPV; from the coding sequence ATGCCGGTGATCGCGCCCATGCCCGCAGCGCGGCCGGCCCGCATATCGAACCAGCGCGACGGCGCGGAGGACGTGGTGGCGGCGGGTACCACCGTCGACCACCTCACCGAGACGTACCGGGCGCACTACCGGTCGCTGCTCGGCCTCGCCGCCCTCCTCCTCGACGACACCGCCTCCTGCGAGGACGTCGTCCAGGAGGCCTTCATCCGCGTCCACTCGGCGCGCAAACGCGTCCGCGACCCGGAGAAGACCCTGGCGTACCTGCGTCAGACGGTCGTCAACCTCTCCCGTTCGGCGCTGCGCCGCCGCATCCTCGGGCTCAAGCTGCTCTCCAAGCCCATGCCGGACATGGCGAGCGCGGAGGAGGGCGCCTACGACCAGCTGGAGCGGGACTCGCTGATCAAGGCGATGAAGGGGCTGCAGCGCCGCCAGCGCGAGGTCCTGGTCCTGCGGTACTTCGCCGACATGACCGAAGCGCAGGTCGCCGAGACGCTCGGCATATCCCTCGGCTCGGTGAAGGCGTACGGTTCGCGGGGCATCGCGGCGCTCAGGGTGGCCATGGAGGCACCGGTATGA